One window of the Candidatus Zixiibacteriota bacterium genome contains the following:
- the gidA gene encoding glucose-inhibited cell-division protein (Evidence 2a : Function from experimental evidences in other organisms; PubMedId : 370832, 6357950, 6395859; Product type cp : cell process) has product MFVVKHFDFDIAVIGGGHAGVEAALAGSRMGLKVGLISMDKSKLALMSCNPAIGGLGKSQIVKEIDALGGVMGKAIDATGIQFRRLNLSRGPAVWSTRAQADRLGYNEYICRYLEKDKNIEIIEGTAGEFLTEGDEIRGIALEDGRKILAKSVIVCSGTFLGGLIHIGEKQMQAGRRGENGAYSLSESFRKLGFEIGRLKTGTPPRLDGRTIDFSRCEEQPGEYPIPFFSYTTRDREIKQVSCHLTYTTETTKEIISRNLTLSPMFSGQIKSRGPRYCPSIEDKIYRFSDKPRHQIFLEPEGNGTSEIYPNGFSTSLPENVQYEAIRTVIGLENAEITKPGYAIEYDYCPAYQIAGSLETRRIKGLFLAGQINGTSGYEEAAGQGLMAGINASLKIKGEPPLILDRSEAYIGVMIDDLITHSTTEPYRMFTSRAEYRLGLREDNARDRLFGYSAKYGLIPESDYAGFIDLREKTEREIARLRKVTIPVSRLDGLAKYFVKREAVTLAELLKVPGVSPEDIEPFLAFPAQSDKIVPNILERAAIYIRYEGYIKKQEREVEKFRKMENELIPEGFSFDGVSGLRNEAREKFCRFRPTSLGQAGRIEGITTGDLSVLSIYVKRYKDGNALRGISS; this is encoded by the coding sequence TTGTTTGTCGTGAAACATTTCGACTTTGATATAGCAGTTATTGGCGGTGGACACGCCGGAGTGGAAGCGGCTCTGGCCGGGTCGCGGATGGGTTTAAAGGTGGGGCTGATCTCGATGGATAAGAGCAAATTGGCTCTTATGTCCTGCAATCCGGCTATCGGCGGACTCGGTAAGTCACAGATAGTCAAAGAAATAGACGCTCTAGGCGGAGTCATGGGGAAGGCCATTGATGCCACCGGTATTCAATTCAGACGGCTGAATCTGTCGCGCGGTCCAGCGGTCTGGTCGACCCGCGCCCAGGCGGATCGACTTGGATATAATGAATATATTTGCCGCTATCTGGAGAAAGACAAAAATATCGAAATAATAGAAGGGACAGCCGGGGAATTTCTCACGGAAGGTGATGAAATAAGAGGAATTGCGCTTGAAGACGGCCGGAAAATTCTGGCAAAGAGTGTAATTGTCTGCTCGGGGACCTTTCTTGGCGGATTGATTCATATTGGTGAGAAACAGATGCAGGCCGGTCGGCGCGGGGAAAATGGGGCCTATAGTCTAAGCGAATCGTTCCGAAAACTTGGTTTTGAAATAGGCCGGCTGAAGACCGGGACACCGCCCCGCCTTGACGGGCGAACGATTGACTTTTCTCGTTGTGAAGAACAACCTGGCGAATATCCAATCCCCTTCTTTTCATACACGACGCGGGATCGCGAAATAAAACAGGTTTCCTGCCACCTGACATACACTACGGAAACGACCAAAGAGATAATTTCCAGAAATCTTACCCTCTCCCCCATGTTCTCGGGACAAATCAAATCGCGCGGGCCGCGCTATTGCCCGTCGATCGAGGACAAGATATACAGGTTCTCCGACAAGCCGCGTCACCAGATTTTCCTGGAGCCGGAAGGAAATGGGACCAGTGAGATTTATCCCAATGGCTTCTCGACATCCCTTCCCGAGAATGTCCAATATGAAGCCATCCGGACAGTGATCGGGCTGGAAAATGCGGAGATTACAAAACCGGGTTACGCGATTGAGTATGATTATTGTCCCGCCTATCAAATTGCCGGATCGTTGGAAACCAGGCGAATAAAGGGGCTTTTCCTGGCCGGCCAGATTAATGGAACCTCGGGATATGAAGAAGCCGCCGGTCAAGGATTAATGGCCGGGATAAATGCGTCTCTGAAAATAAAAGGCGAACCGCCTTTGATACTTGATCGGAGCGAGGCTTACATTGGAGTCATGATTGACGACCTCATAACGCATTCCACCACAGAGCCTTACCGCATGTTCACATCGCGAGCGGAGTATCGTCTGGGACTACGCGAGGATAATGCCCGAGACCGGTTATTTGGGTATTCCGCCAAGTATGGACTAATACCTGAGAGCGATTATGCCGGATTTATTGATTTAAGGGAGAAAACCGAAAGGGAAATTGCCCGATTGCGGAAGGTGACGATCCCGGTGTCCCGGCTTGACGGTCTGGCGAAATATTTTGTGAAACGAGAAGCGGTGACGCTGGCCGAACTCTTGAAGGTTCCTGGAGTCAGTCCGGAGGATATTGAACCATTTCTTGCTTTCCCTGCTCAATCTGACAAAATCGTGCCAAATATATTGGAAAGAGCCGCCATTTATATAAGATATGAAGGATATATAAAGAAGCAGGAGCGGGAGGTAGAGAAATTCCGAAAGATGGAAAACGAATTAATACCAGAAGGATTTTCGTTTGATGGCGTTTCCGGCCTTCGGAATGAAGCCAGGGAGAAATTCTGCCGGTTTCGTCCTACTTCGCTGGGCCAAGCGGGACGGATTGAGGGGATCACGACCGGGGATCTATCGGTTCTTTCGATTTATGTCAAGAGATACAAAGACGGTAACGCCTTAAGGGGAATTTCGAGTTAA
- the mnmE gene encoding tRNA modification GTPase MnmE, with translation MYFGHIVDNKGDIIDEVTLVEMPEGKSYTGQKQTEIFCHGGQFVLRRILREILKLGIRAAEPGEFTRRAFLSGRIDLARAEAVADLIGSKTEFSYMAAKNNLLGTMSEGIEAIRRKSIDLLAEIEASVDYPEEDIEMRARDKMLAEMNYIIKEAKGLISTYRSGRIIREGYKIAIAGRPNAGKSSLFNILLNQNRAIVAPIPGTTRDYLTEWIDLGGVPVALTDTAGLRRSSGHIEREGQKSARTVLENADLVLWLVDISSRNWQKDLVGDLKRLSPNKDIILLYNKIDKLKHRSKLPVDEKNGNTKQVTISCRTKIGLQRLRKELTDHINGSMPDLTDQLVVTSERHKRKLELAVKFFRRTAGGIRESLSPELVAFEMRQGINEIDEITGRIYNEEILDRIFARFCIGK, from the coding sequence ATGTACTTCGGTCATATTGTGGACAATAAAGGCGATATTATCGACGAGGTCACGCTGGTGGAAATGCCCGAAGGAAAATCATATACCGGTCAGAAGCAGACCGAAATTTTCTGCCACGGGGGTCAGTTCGTCTTGCGGCGAATACTCCGGGAAATACTCAAACTGGGGATCCGGGCGGCGGAACCGGGGGAATTTACGCGGCGAGCATTTCTCTCGGGGCGAATTGATTTGGCCCGGGCCGAGGCAGTAGCCGACTTGATTGGCTCCAAGACCGAATTCTCCTACATGGCGGCCAAAAATAATTTGCTAGGGACAATGAGCGAAGGGATTGAGGCAATAAGAAGGAAGTCAATTGATCTGCTGGCTGAAATCGAGGCCTCGGTTGATTACCCGGAAGAAGATATAGAGATGCGGGCCAGGGATAAGATGCTGGCCGAAATGAACTATATAATAAAGGAAGCGAAAGGGCTGATTTCAACTTATCGCTCCGGGCGTATCATCAGGGAAGGATATAAGATAGCAATCGCCGGACGACCCAATGCCGGAAAATCGTCGCTCTTCAATATCCTGCTCAATCAGAATCGGGCTATAGTGGCCCCGATTCCCGGGACGACTCGCGATTACCTGACGGAGTGGATCGATTTGGGAGGGGTGCCGGTTGCCTTAACCGACACCGCGGGACTCAGGCGGAGTTCAGGTCATATAGAACGAGAGGGGCAGAAGTCGGCCCGGACGGTCCTGGAAAATGCGGATTTGGTACTTTGGCTGGTCGATATCTCATCGCGGAACTGGCAAAAGGATTTGGTGGGCGATCTCAAAAGACTCTCCCCAAATAAAGATATTATATTATTGTACAATAAGATAGATAAATTGAAGCACAGGTCTAAATTGCCTGTCGATGAAAAAAACGGAAATACGAAGCAGGTGACAATTTCGTGCCGGACAAAGATCGGGTTGCAGAGACTCAGGAAGGAATTAACTGACCATATTAATGGCAGTATGCCTGATCTTACGGATCAATTGGTTGTGACATCGGAGCGGCATAAAAGAAAATTGGAACTGGCGGTGAAATTTTTTAGAAGAACCGCCGGGGGGATTAGAGAATCACTTTCGCCGGAATTGGTGGCGTTTGAGATGAGACAGGGAATAAATGAAATTGACGAAATAACGGGTCGAATATATAATGAGGAGATTTTGGACCGGATTTTTGCCCGGTTCTGTATCGGGAAATAG